In Papaver somniferum cultivar HN1 unplaced genomic scaffold, ASM357369v1 unplaced-scaffold_114, whole genome shotgun sequence, a genomic segment contains:
- the LOC113328644 gene encoding MLP-like protein 423, whose product MRSTFQNMLLNIQIIPGYGEVRVGSVYVSDYVVMGDKPRAVMTKVDVTALDHKNMSVTFTVIKGELKNGFTSFASTHTSTPTQIDGNYKCLVKWSARFQKANEDVPDPTYIKKWVEDFFKELDTNLLKEEERY is encoded by the exons ATGCGCTCAACCTTCCAAAATATGCTCCTCAATATCCAAATTATTCCCGGATATGGTGAAGTTCGTGTGGGAAGTGTTTATGTTTCAGACTATGTTGTAATGG GAGATAAACCTCGTGCCGTCATGACAAAAGTGGATGTAACTGCGCTGGACCATAAAAATATGTCAGTAACATTCACGGTTATTAAAGGAGAGCTCAAAAATGGTTTCACAAGTTTTGCTAGCACACATACTTCCACTCCAACACAGATTGATGGAAACTATAAATGCCTTGTGAAGTGGTCTGCGCGATTTCAGAAAGCAAATGAAGATGTCCCTGATCCAACATACATAAAGAAATGGGTGGAAGATTTTTTCAAGGAATTGGATACCAATTTGCTCAAGGAAGAGGAGAGATATTGA